Genomic segment of Arcobacter sp. LA11:
CTTAGGTCTGAAAATAACACCCCAGGGGTTGAACCTCCACTAATTCAACCTCTTCCCCCTTCAATTTCTAAATACTCTTAGAAATAAATCTATACCCAACACCTCTAATATTTACAATCATTCCATTTTTTAATTTTTTTTGTAGTTTATGAATCATACTTCTCATACTGACTGCTTCCATCTCTTTATTATCCCATACGTATTCGTGAATCATTTCTGAAGTGACTGTTTTATCTAGATTGTTTATAAAAAGAGTTAGAAGAAGTTTTTCTTTTTGGGTTAGTGTTATTTCGTGGTCGTGTTTGTATAAAGTTTGGTCTTTCATATGAAAATTAAATCCAAAACCTAAATCAATGATATCCTTATCTATATCATTTTGAAGGATTGTCTTGATATGATATTTTATATGTAAAATAAGCTCTTCTAATTCAAAAGGTTTTTTTAGATAATCATTACAACCCAAATCATATGCCTTTGATATATTGTCAATATCAAGTTGGGCACTTACGATAATTACTGGTAAGTCAATATATATTTTTCTTATCTCTTTTAGTACATCATGTCCGTTGAATCCTGGAACATTTATATCTAGAATATATAAATCATATTGGGTATTTAAAACTTGGGTCATTGCGTCATAGCCATCTTCTGAGCTAGTAACAAAAAAACCTCTTTTTTCTAAGGCATCAGTAATTAATCTATTTAATGAATAATCATCTTCTAGTAAGAATATTTTCATAATTCTCTTTTCTCAATTGAATTTATATCAAAAGTAAATGTAGTTCCTATGTTCTTTTCACTTTCAACTTCTATTTTTATATTATATTTATCACAAATCTCTTTTACTATATTTAATCCTAAACCTAATCCCATTTTTTTATTTGATTGTTGATAGTATGCTTCAAATATCAAGTCTGTATCTTCTAATCCTATTCCAAAGTCTTGTATTGAAATAATAGTCTTTTCATCTTCTATTCCAAAAAATATAATGATTTCAGAAGATTCTTTACTATATTTTATTGCATTGCTAATTGTATTATCAATGACTCTTTCTAATTCATACTTATTGATGAATACTTCAATATCTTCATTATATTCAAGATGAATATGAATATCTTTTGTATTTGCTAGTTCATCAAAAAAGATAACTCTTGAGCTAATAAAACTTAGTAGATTTATTTTTGAGATTTTGTATTCACGGCTCTCTTTTTTTATTTTGTAAGATAAATCTCCATATATAGAAGAAAGAGTTTTTGTAGAGGCTTTTATAGCTTCTATTTGTTTTGAGGGTCCAGTGTTTTGTTCGATTAGTTCAGTATTTAAAGAGATAATAGAAACTGGAGTATTCATTTCATGCATGATTTTTTTCACAAATAAATCTTGTTGTTCAAGTAAGTTTGCGATTGTTAGTTTACTTTCATAAATATCAAGTTGAGTTTTTACTCTAGCAAGTATCTCTTTTGGTTCAAAGGGTTTTGTAATATAATCGACTCCACCTTCTTCAAAGGCTCTTACTTTATCTTCTATATTATCTAGTGCAGAAATAAATATAATAGGAATATCTTTAAGTTCTTTCTCTTTTTTAATTAAGGCACATAATTCATAACCATCTATATCTGGCATTTTTATATCTAGTAAAATAAGGTCAGGTATATTTACTTTTGCAGCTTTCAATGCCATCAAGCCATGAGTAGTTGCTCTTATATCATAACTTTGATTTTTTAGTATTTTATCTAAGTATTGAAGATTCTCAATTTTATCATCAACTATTAATATAGTATATTTTTTATTCATTTTATTTTTATTTATACTCTTGTTTTTAGTTATTATAACTTAAAAAATAAGAAAGAAAATAGACAACCTGTATGAAACTTAAACAGTTATTTATCCTTTTATTGATTGTTAACAGTATGGCATTGACAAGTGTGGTATTTATTTTAAGTGAATACCAAAATGCTATCAAACACCTAGAAAACGCCTACATCATGCAACATCGTTCTTTAGTTTTAGCCGATGAGTTAAGACAAAGTTCTGATGATCTAACTCGAATGGCAAGAACATATGTTATTACTGATGATGAGATGTTTAAAGAACAGTTTCATAAAGTCTTAGATATTAGAAATGGGAAAGAAGCAAGACCAAAACATTACAATCGTATTTATTGGGATTTTTTTACTTTAAAAGGATCTGTACCAATTTTAGATGGTGAAAAAATACCCTTAAAAACTCTTATGAAAGAAGCTGGGTTCCCAGAAGAAGAACTTGCTTTACTTTATAAATCACAAAAGGAATCAGATGATTTAACAAATCTTGAATCTAAGGCTATGAATGCAATAAAAGGTATTTTTCAAGATGGCGAAGGAAATTTTACTGTTGTTTCAAAACCTGATTTTAAATTAGCTAGAGAGATTATGCACTCTGATGAATATCATAGGGCAAAGATAGCTATTATGAAGCCCTTAAATGAGTTTTATCAAGCATTTGAGAGTAGAACGCAAAAGAGAGTAAATGAAGCCCATACTACAGTAAAAAAGATGGAATCATATTTGAGTATTGCTGTTTTATTTTTAGTAGTTCTTTTTGTGTTTTCTTTTATATTTATTATTTTATATAGAATTATTCACCCTTTAGAACTGTTAAATAAAGGTATGTTAAGCCTTGCAAAAAATGACATGGATATAGTTTTACCTCAAAAGGTTTTTATGGATGAAGTATCTGAAATGATTGGAGCTGTGCAAGTCTTTAAAGATAATGCAATTCAACTTATATCTTCTCAAGAGCAAAACAAAAGATTGTTAGACCTTGCAGGGGAAGGAATTTTTGGTTTAGATTCAAGAGGAAGATTTATTTTTGTAAATCCTACCGCCTCAAAACTTTTAGGATACTCTTCTGAAGAGTTAATAGGTCAGTATATAAATAAAACAATAGGAAAACATCTTTATAAAAAAACAGCTCAACAAAGAGAACGTCTAATGTTAGTTTCTAAAGAAGAACAAACCTTTCTTTCAAAAAAAGGATTAGAATTTCCTATTGATTATGTAAGTACTCCAATTTTCAATAATAAAGAACTTCTAGAAGGTTCAGTTGTTGTTTTTTCTGATATTACAAAAAGAAAGAAACATGAAGATGAGTTAAAAAAAGCAACGCTTGAAGCGCAAAAAGCAAATCTTTCTAAATCAGTTTTCCTTACAAATATGTCCCATGAATTAAGAACACCACTAAATGCTATTTTAGGGTTTGCAACACTTCTAAAAAAATCAACAACTTTAAATGA
This window contains:
- a CDS encoding hybrid sensor histidine kinase/response regulator → MNKKYTILIVDDKIENLQYLDKILKNQSYDIRATTHGLMALKAAKVNIPDLILLDIKMPDIDGYELCALIKKEKELKDIPIIFISALDNIEDKVRAFEEGGVDYITKPFEPKEILARVKTQLDIYESKLTIANLLEQQDLFVKKIMHEMNTPVSIISLNTELIEQNTGPSKQIEAIKASTKTLSSIYGDLSYKIKKESREYKISKINLLSFISSRVIFFDELANTKDIHIHLEYNEDIEVFINKYELERVIDNTISNAIKYSKESSEIIIFFGIEDEKTIISIQDFGIGLEDTDLIFEAYYQQSNKKMGLGLGLNIVKEICDKYNIKIEVESEKNIGTTFTFDINSIEKREL
- a CDS encoding response regulator transcription factor; the protein is MKIFLLEDDYSLNRLITDALEKRGFFVTSSEDGYDAMTQVLNTQYDLYILDINVPGFNGHDVLKEIRKIYIDLPVIIVSAQLDIDNISKAYDLGCNDYLKKPFELEELILHIKYHIKTILQNDIDKDIIDLGFGFNFHMKDQTLYKHDHEITLTQKEKLLLTLFINNLDKTVTSEMIHEYVWDNKEMEAVSMRSMIHKLQKKLKNGMIVNIRGVGYRFISKSI
- a CDS encoding response regulator codes for the protein MKLKQLFILLLIVNSMALTSVVFILSEYQNAIKHLENAYIMQHRSLVLADELRQSSDDLTRMARTYVITDDEMFKEQFHKVLDIRNGKEARPKHYNRIYWDFFTLKGSVPILDGEKIPLKTLMKEAGFPEEELALLYKSQKESDDLTNLESKAMNAIKGIFQDGEGNFTVVSKPDFKLAREIMHSDEYHRAKIAIMKPLNEFYQAFESRTQKRVNEAHTTVKKMESYLSIAVLFLVVLFVFSFIFIILYRIIHPLELLNKGMLSLAKNDMDIVLPQKVFMDEVSEMIGAVQVFKDNAIQLISSQEQNKRLLDLAGEGIFGLDSRGRFIFVNPTASKLLGYSSEELIGQYINKTIGKHLYKKTAQQRERLMLVSKEEQTFLSKKGLEFPIDYVSTPIFNNKELLEGSVVVFSDITKRKKHEDELKKATLEAQKANLSKSVFLTNMSHELRTPLNAILGFATLLKKSTTLNEVEKQNLQTIRNSGEHLLSIINEILEFAKIEAGKISINPISSNLHNLLREIESMFIERCMDKNLDFTFNIEEDVPKYVKCDEKRVRQIFINILGNSLKFTNSGKIEIKIKYAKNRLKIKIKDTGIGMTKKAKELVFKPFEQVGELKHKQKGTGLGLAITKELIEKMNGKISFTSKENIGTTFNFEIEIQTVDAFEDKFTEEKHENILVSKKSYDYKVLVADDIKINRDLLVQLLDTYNLKTYEVKDGLEVLECCKTDDFDLIFMDILMPNLNGLETIKELKKNDKYKGIPIVAISANVFEDDKQKALESGADDFLTKPFKEKDIINTLEEYLDMSFTYLDEEEPEDIFYEMSEQTIKEIVNAAASLNTNLILEILKKENIQASIKRKIEKLLLEYKFDEVINLISNNR